The Synechococcus sp. WH 8016 genome includes a region encoding these proteins:
- the clpP gene encoding ATP-dependent Clp endopeptidase proteolytic subunit ClpP, whose translation MINARSHHPIENRWRGTLPVSAHTPLASPGVPTVVEQSGRGERSFDIYSRLLRERIIFLGTDVNDQVADALVAQLLFLEAEDPEKDIQVYINSPGGSITAGLAIYDTMQQVAPDVVTICYGLAASMGAFLLSGGCKGKRLALPNARIMIHQPLGGAQGQAVDIEIMAQEILFLKETLNGLMADHTGQPLAKITEDTERDYFLSPAEAVEYGLIDRVVDNLGGEGIITGG comes from the coding sequence GTGATCAACGCCCGCAGCCACCACCCGATCGAAAACCGCTGGCGAGGAACCCTTCCCGTTTCAGCTCACACCCCGTTGGCCTCTCCTGGGGTTCCCACGGTGGTGGAGCAGTCCGGGCGGGGTGAACGCTCCTTTGATATTTATTCCCGTCTACTCAGGGAGAGAATCATCTTTCTCGGAACCGACGTGAACGACCAGGTAGCGGATGCTCTGGTGGCTCAACTTCTTTTTCTAGAAGCGGAAGATCCTGAAAAAGATATTCAGGTGTACATCAATTCACCTGGTGGCTCGATCACTGCAGGGTTGGCGATCTACGACACCATGCAGCAAGTAGCGCCAGACGTGGTCACCATCTGCTACGGACTCGCCGCCTCCATGGGAGCGTTTCTGCTGAGCGGAGGCTGCAAAGGCAAGCGCCTAGCCCTTCCCAACGCCAGGATCATGATTCACCAACCCTTGGGTGGTGCTCAAGGTCAGGCCGTGGACATCGAGATCATGGCGCAAGAAATTTTATTTCTTAAGGAAACCCTGAACGGCCTGATGGCGGACCATACCGGCCAGCCGCTCGCGAAAATCACCGAAGACACTGAACGGGACTACTTCCTTTCTCCAGCAGAAGCGGTTGAATACGGCTTGATCGATCGCGTTGTGGACAACCTCGGAGGCGAAGGAATCATTACGGGGGGCTGA
- the tig gene encoding trigger factor, translating into MSAASLKVTSTARPGSRLAVEVAIPAERCKASYEAAISQLSRSVNLPGFRKGKVPRSVLVQQLGGLRIRATALENLVDGIWRDTIKQETIEALGQPEVDGGYEALLESFEPGKPLSVTFEADVAPTPTLKTTKGLKAEAESVSFDASKVDEMLEQSRRQLATVVPVEGRKAAEGDIAVVGFKGTYSDDGSEIEGGSSESMDVDLEHGRMIPGFIEGVVGMKVGDSKTVACNFPDDYPKEDARGRKASFEIELKDLKTRELPDLDDDFAKQASEQETLAELRSDLEKRLKDDAERRTTSNRRDALLAALVEQLEVELPETLVQQEVRNLVEQTAAQFSQQGMDVKSLFTPDLVRNLMETSRPEAEERLRRSLALSALAEAESLKLEDPEIDAKVKEVTAQLSGERDIDPNRLRQAVIEDLLQEKLLGWLEENSTVSEKAPEKDKPSATDA; encoded by the coding sequence ATGAGTGCCGCCAGCCTGAAGGTCACCTCCACAGCCCGCCCAGGCAGCCGTCTGGCCGTTGAGGTAGCGATTCCTGCCGAACGCTGCAAGGCCAGTTACGAAGCGGCGATCTCACAGCTGAGCCGCAGCGTGAATCTGCCTGGATTCCGCAAAGGCAAGGTGCCTCGCTCCGTTCTCGTGCAACAACTGGGCGGACTGCGCATTCGCGCCACAGCGCTCGAAAACCTCGTGGACGGGATCTGGCGGGACACCATCAAGCAGGAAACGATTGAAGCCCTTGGCCAACCCGAAGTTGATGGCGGCTACGAAGCCTTGCTGGAGTCCTTTGAGCCTGGAAAGCCCCTGTCGGTCACCTTTGAAGCCGATGTTGCTCCCACTCCAACCCTGAAAACCACCAAGGGACTGAAAGCGGAAGCGGAAAGCGTCAGCTTCGATGCGTCAAAAGTAGATGAAATGCTCGAGCAGTCGCGTCGACAGCTCGCCACTGTGGTGCCAGTAGAGGGCCGCAAGGCTGCAGAGGGCGACATCGCTGTGGTGGGTTTTAAAGGCACCTACAGCGACGACGGCAGCGAGATTGAAGGCGGCAGCTCCGAGTCGATGGATGTGGATCTCGAGCACGGCCGCATGATCCCCGGCTTCATCGAAGGCGTTGTGGGCATGAAGGTGGGTGACAGCAAAACCGTGGCCTGCAATTTTCCTGATGACTACCCCAAGGAGGATGCGCGCGGACGCAAGGCCAGCTTCGAAATCGAACTGAAGGATCTCAAGACCAGGGAACTGCCCGACCTGGATGACGACTTCGCGAAACAGGCCAGCGAGCAGGAAACCTTGGCCGAGCTCCGCTCTGACCTCGAAAAGCGTTTAAAGGACGACGCTGAGCGGCGTACGACCAGTAATCGACGCGACGCCCTGCTCGCTGCTCTTGTCGAGCAACTCGAGGTGGAACTGCCCGAAACCCTGGTGCAACAGGAGGTGCGCAACCTGGTGGAACAAACCGCAGCGCAGTTCTCCCAACAGGGCATGGACGTGAAATCCCTGTTCACTCCTGACCTCGTCCGCAACTTGATGGAAACCTCACGCCCAGAGGCGGAGGAGCGCTTGCGCCGCAGTCTTGCCCTCTCGGCCCTGGCAGAAGCGGAAAGCCTCAAGCTCGAGGATCCAGAGATTGACGCCAAAGTGAAGGAGGTCACCGCCCAACTGTCCGGTGAGCGCGACATCGACCCCAACCGTCTCCGTCAAGCCGTGATCGAGGATCTTCTTCAAGAAAAACTCCTTGGCTGGCTGGAAGAAAACAGCACCGTGAGCGAAAAGGCACCTGAAAAGGACAAGCCAAGCGCCACCGATGCCTAA
- a CDS encoding aspartate-semialdehyde dehydrogenase, whose product MISAAPFPNRPLTVAVLGASGAVGQELLQLLEERNFPVSELRLLASARSAGSRCSWKGQELVVQETTAQAFEGVDLVLASAGGSVSKAWREAIVASGAVMVDNSSAFRMEDGVPLVVPEVNPSAAHQHQGVIANPNCTTILLSLALAPLASRRPLRRVVVSTYQSASGAGARAMDELRDLSRVVLDGGTPTSEVLPHSLAFNLFLHNSPLQSNGYCEEELKMVNETRKIMGIPDLRFTATCVRVPVLRAHSEAVNVEFHEPFSVEEARSLLASAPGVELLDDSAHNRFPMPTDVTGRDPVMVGRIRQDISEPNALEFWLCGDQIRKGAALNAIQIAELLLPSV is encoded by the coding sequence TTGATTTCCGCCGCGCCATTTCCCAACCGACCACTCACCGTTGCGGTGCTGGGTGCCAGTGGTGCCGTGGGTCAAGAGCTTCTTCAGCTTCTTGAAGAACGGAATTTTCCGGTCTCTGAACTGCGTCTTCTAGCGTCCGCTCGCTCTGCTGGCAGTCGCTGCTCGTGGAAGGGGCAGGAGCTTGTGGTCCAAGAGACCACAGCCCAAGCCTTCGAGGGCGTTGATTTGGTGCTTGCCTCGGCAGGCGGCTCGGTGTCTAAGGCTTGGCGCGAGGCCATCGTGGCGTCGGGAGCCGTGATGGTGGACAACTCGAGCGCGTTTCGGATGGAAGACGGCGTGCCTCTTGTGGTTCCCGAGGTGAATCCAAGTGCAGCGCATCAGCATCAAGGCGTGATCGCGAATCCCAACTGCACCACCATTCTGTTGAGCTTGGCGTTGGCGCCGCTGGCGTCGCGCCGACCCCTGCGTCGCGTGGTGGTGAGCACCTATCAATCGGCGAGTGGTGCCGGTGCCCGGGCCATGGATGAGCTTCGCGATCTCTCCCGGGTGGTACTGGATGGAGGCACCCCTACCAGTGAGGTGTTGCCCCATTCGCTTGCGTTCAATCTTTTTCTGCACAACTCCCCTCTGCAGTCCAATGGCTACTGCGAAGAGGAGCTGAAGATGGTGAATGAAACCCGCAAGATCATGGGGATCCCTGATTTGCGCTTTACAGCGACGTGCGTGCGGGTCCCTGTGTTGCGCGCTCACTCAGAAGCGGTCAATGTGGAATTCCATGAGCCGTTCTCTGTAGAGGAGGCCCGTTCACTGCTGGCTTCTGCCCCTGGTGTTGAGTTACTCGACGATTCCGCCCACAACCGCTTCCCCATGCCCACCGATGTAACCGGTCGAGACCCGGTGATGGTGGGGCGGATTCGTCAGGACATCAGTGAGCCGAACGCGCTCGAGTTTTGGCTATGTGGTGATCAGATTCGTAAAGGTGCCGCTCTGAACGCCATTCAAATCGCCGAATTGCTTCTTCCTTCTGTTTGA
- the dapA gene encoding 4-hydroxy-tetrahydrodipicolinate synthase, whose amino-acid sequence MSTAAELSPTPFGRLLTAMVTPFDAEGRVDLALAGRLARHLVEEGSEGLVVCGTTGESPTLSWQEQVKMLEAVRQAVGPGVKVLAGTGSNSTSEAVKATREAAEAGADGALVVVPYYNKPPQDGLEAHFRAIATAAPELPLMLYNVPGRTGTSLAPATAAQLMDCANVVSFKAASGSIEEITELRLACGPRLAVYSGDDGLLLPMLSAGAVGVVSVASHVVGKRLRHMIDAFLSGQNAVALGQHEQLTPLFQALFATSNPIPVKAALELSGWPVGAPRLPLLPLNSAMRDSLADLLTALRQT is encoded by the coding sequence ATGAGCACTGCTGCTGAACTTTCTCCCACTCCATTTGGCCGACTGTTGACGGCCATGGTGACCCCTTTCGATGCTGAGGGACGCGTGGATTTGGCCTTGGCAGGTCGCTTGGCTCGTCACCTTGTTGAGGAAGGTTCAGAGGGACTTGTGGTTTGTGGCACCACGGGTGAATCGCCAACCCTGAGCTGGCAGGAGCAAGTGAAGATGCTGGAGGCGGTTCGTCAAGCCGTTGGACCTGGCGTGAAGGTGCTTGCAGGCACGGGCAGTAACAGCACCAGTGAAGCGGTGAAGGCCACGCGAGAAGCGGCCGAGGCTGGCGCTGACGGTGCTCTCGTGGTTGTGCCCTACTACAACAAGCCTCCCCAAGATGGCTTGGAAGCGCATTTTCGAGCGATTGCGACGGCGGCTCCCGAGCTACCGCTGATGCTTTACAACGTGCCTGGACGGACTGGAACGAGCCTGGCTCCAGCGACGGCCGCTCAATTGATGGACTGCGCCAATGTGGTGAGCTTCAAGGCAGCCAGCGGTTCGATTGAAGAAATCACCGAGCTGCGCTTGGCCTGTGGACCTCGCCTCGCCGTCTATAGCGGTGATGACGGCTTGCTCTTGCCGATGTTGTCCGCTGGTGCTGTCGGCGTGGTGAGTGTGGCCAGCCATGTTGTTGGCAAGCGTTTACGCCACATGATTGATGCCTTTCTCAGCGGTCAGAACGCTGTTGCCCTTGGTCAACACGAGCAGTTAACGCCGCTCTTCCAGGCCCTCTTTGCCACCTCCAACCCCATCCCTGTGAAAGCTGCACTCGAGCTGAGTGGATGGCCCGTCGGTGCTCCTCGTCTTCCCTTACTCCCCCTTAATTCAGCCATGCGCGATTCCTTAGCCGACCTTCTCACTGCCCTGCGTCAGACCTGA
- a CDS encoding ribonuclease J, with protein sequence MTSTLSKTKQACLRVIPLGGLHEIGKNTCVFEYGDDLMLVDAGLAFPSDGMHGVNVVMPDTSFLRENQSRIRGMIVTHGHEDHIGGIAHHLKNFDIPVIYGPRLALSMLTGKMDEAGVTDRTTLQTVGPRDVVKVGQHFSVEFIRNTHSMADSFSLAITTPVGTVIFTGDFKFDHTPVDGEHFDLARLAHYGDQGVLCLFSDSTNAEVPGYCPPERSVFPNLDRHIAEAEGRVIITTFASSIHRVSMILELALKNGRKVGLLGRSMLNVIAKARELGYMRAPDELFVPIKQINDVPDRETLLLMTGSQGEPLAALSRISRGDHPQVKVKTSDTIIFSASPIPGNTISVVNTIDKLMILGAKVVYGKGEGIHVSGHGFQEDQKLMLALTRPKYFVPVHGEHRMLVKHARTGHSMGVPEDNTLIINNGDVVELTPDSMRKGDPVKAGIELLDQSRNGIVDARVLKERQQLAVDGIVTILAAISTDGAMVAPPRVNLRGVVTTADARKMSLWTEREIKWVLENRWKQLCRNVEGSSPEVDWMGVQREVEVGLGRRMRREMQVEPLILCLVQPAPGGTPVYKGRADAEPDTRPSSRGRGGRHGGPGRDSGNGHVRRDRNAAPARVVPSRVIGTPAPAAAGSAPAAATPAPAPAPAKEPVAAAVVVTSAPEPEMPAGRTRRRRSAAA encoded by the coding sequence ATGACATCCACTCTCTCTAAAACCAAGCAGGCCTGTCTCCGTGTGATTCCACTCGGTGGCTTGCATGAAATAGGCAAGAACACCTGCGTGTTCGAGTACGGCGATGACCTGATGCTGGTGGATGCCGGCTTGGCATTCCCCAGTGATGGCATGCATGGGGTGAATGTGGTGATGCCTGACACCAGCTTCCTGCGTGAAAACCAGAGCCGGATTCGGGGCATGATCGTGACCCACGGCCACGAAGATCACATCGGTGGCATCGCGCACCATCTCAAGAATTTCGATATCCCAGTGATTTATGGGCCGCGTCTGGCCCTATCCATGCTCACGGGAAAAATGGATGAGGCCGGTGTGACCGATCGCACCACCCTTCAAACGGTGGGTCCCAGAGACGTCGTGAAGGTGGGTCAGCACTTTTCGGTGGAGTTCATTCGCAACACCCACTCGATGGCCGACAGCTTTTCGCTGGCGATCACCACTCCGGTGGGCACTGTGATTTTCACCGGTGATTTCAAGTTTGATCACACCCCTGTGGATGGCGAGCACTTCGACTTGGCCCGGCTAGCCCATTACGGCGATCAGGGTGTGCTTTGTCTGTTTAGTGATTCCACCAATGCGGAGGTTCCTGGCTACTGCCCTCCTGAACGATCGGTGTTCCCCAACCTGGATCGCCACATCGCGGAAGCGGAAGGACGGGTGATCATCACCACGTTCGCCAGCTCGATTCATCGGGTGTCGATGATTCTTGAGCTGGCGCTCAAAAACGGCCGCAAGGTGGGTCTGCTTGGGCGCTCCATGCTCAACGTGATCGCGAAAGCCCGTGAACTCGGCTACATGCGTGCCCCGGACGAGCTGTTTGTGCCGATCAAACAGATCAACGATGTTCCTGATCGCGAGACGCTGTTGCTGATGACCGGAAGCCAGGGTGAGCCCCTTGCTGCTTTGAGCCGGATTTCACGGGGTGATCACCCTCAAGTGAAGGTGAAGACCTCAGACACGATCATCTTTTCTGCGAGCCCGATCCCGGGCAACACCATCTCCGTGGTGAACACGATCGATAAGTTGATGATCTTGGGCGCCAAGGTGGTTTATGGCAAAGGCGAAGGCATTCATGTGTCAGGCCATGGCTTCCAGGAAGATCAGAAGCTGATGTTGGCGCTCACCCGCCCGAAATATTTCGTGCCTGTGCATGGTGAGCACCGGATGTTGGTGAAGCATGCCCGCACTGGCCATTCCATGGGTGTGCCAGAAGACAACACGCTGATCATCAACAACGGAGATGTCGTTGAGCTCACTCCTGACTCCATGCGCAAAGGCGATCCTGTGAAAGCAGGCATCGAGCTGCTCGATCAGTCCCGCAATGGCATCGTTGATGCGCGCGTGCTGAAGGAGCGTCAACAGCTTGCCGTGGATGGCATCGTGACGATCCTGGCGGCGATCAGTACCGATGGGGCGATGGTGGCTCCGCCGCGGGTCAATTTGCGTGGTGTCGTGACCACCGCGGATGCGCGCAAGATGTCGCTGTGGACGGAACGCGAAATCAAGTGGGTGCTTGAAAATCGCTGGAAGCAGCTCTGCCGCAATGTGGAAGGCTCTTCTCCTGAAGTGGATTGGATGGGCGTGCAGCGCGAAGTGGAAGTGGGCCTAGGTCGGCGCATGCGCCGTGAGATGCAAGTGGAGCCCTTGATTCTTTGTCTGGTTCAGCCCGCACCTGGTGGCACACCGGTGTACAAGGGCCGCGCTGATGCAGAGCCTGACACCCGTCCGTCATCCCGCGGGCGCGGTGGTCGTCATGGTGGTCCCGGCCGCGACAGTGGCAATGGCCATGTTCGGCGTGATCGCAATGCGGCACCGGCTCGGGTTGTGCCCTCCCGTGTGATTGGAACACCAGCCCCTGCAGCGGCAGGGTCAGCTCCAGCAGCAGCGACGCCAGCACCGGCTCCAGCTCCCGCGAAAGAGCCTGTTGCGGCGGCAGTGGTTGTGACCAGTGCTCCAGAGCCGGAGATGCCAGCTGGACGCACCCGTCGTCGTCGTTCAGCGGCGGCTTAG
- the tilS gene encoding tRNA lysidine(34) synthetase TilS, with product MAACSSWLAWHDTLHRQLLRQPTLLPDGTTLLIALSGGQDSMALLGLLLGLRHLHHWHLQLWHGDHGWHDQSATMASELKAWCHGQELDLQISRNKKNNTQTEASARSWRYQELAALSQQLCCLTVLTAHTASDRAETLLLQLARGTDLAGLGSLRAIRPLQINDPSGPRLVRPLLSFSRNDTAQICEDLQLPIWLDPSNTNPAFSRNRIRNEVLPVLEELHPGCSQRMAELSERVSQVEDSQRTLATLALEQLRCECGLKRNALKVLPEASRRLLLHHWLQQQGVGSLSASQLDTLSWAIGPGRPPGSRSLPGHKTLQWTRDSVQLVNKP from the coding sequence ATGGCTGCCTGCTCATCCTGGTTGGCTTGGCACGACACGCTTCACCGCCAACTGCTGAGGCAGCCAACGCTGCTGCCAGATGGGACAACTTTGCTGATTGCCCTCTCCGGTGGTCAGGACTCGATGGCCTTACTCGGCCTGCTCCTGGGGCTTCGGCATCTGCACCATTGGCACCTGCAGCTATGGCACGGCGACCATGGTTGGCACGATCAATCAGCAACCATGGCCTCCGAACTCAAGGCGTGGTGCCACGGCCAGGAGCTGGATCTTCAGATCAGCCGCAACAAAAAGAACAACACGCAAACAGAGGCCAGCGCCCGCTCTTGGCGTTACCAAGAACTTGCCGCCCTGAGCCAACAGCTGTGCTGCCTCACGGTTCTGACCGCTCACACGGCGAGCGACCGGGCTGAAACCTTGCTGCTGCAGTTGGCACGAGGCACCGATCTCGCCGGCCTTGGCAGCTTGCGGGCCATCAGGCCCCTTCAGATCAACGACCCCAGCGGCCCACGGCTGGTGCGTCCCCTGCTGAGCTTCAGCCGAAACGACACCGCCCAAATCTGTGAGGACTTGCAATTGCCCATTTGGCTGGATCCGTCAAATACCAATCCGGCCTTCAGCCGTAACCGCATTCGCAACGAGGTACTACCTGTCTTGGAAGAGTTGCATCCCGGCTGCAGTCAACGGATGGCCGAGCTCAGCGAGCGGGTCTCGCAAGTGGAGGACAGCCAACGCACCCTCGCCACATTGGCCCTTGAACAGCTGCGTTGTGAATGCGGCCTGAAACGCAACGCACTCAAGGTTTTGCCAGAAGCCAGCCGTCGGCTCTTGCTCCATCATTGGTTGCAACAACAAGGCGTTGGCAGCCTCTCCGCCAGCCAACTCGACACCCTGAGTTGGGCCATTGGCCCTGGCCGCCCCCCCGGGAGCCGCTCTTTGCCAGGGCACAAGACTCTGCAATGGACCCGCGACTCGGTACAACTGGTGAACAAGCCATAA
- a CDS encoding DUF561 domain-containing protein has protein sequence MSRLSLLPAELRRSLEQRCALKVIAGLMNFDPAKVAMVAAAAGRGGADLIDVACDAELVKLAIEASAGVSVCVSAVDPELFPAAVAAGAAMVEIGNYDAFYPQGRIFDAAEVLAITRRTRELLPDVVMSVTVPHVLPLDQQEQLAVDLVAAGADLIQTEGGTSAKPFSAGSLGLIEKAAPTLAASHSISAALHQAECAVPVLCASGLSAVTVPMAIASGASGVGVGSAVNRLNDELAMTAVVRGLREALARPVISRV, from the coding sequence ATGTCCCGCCTTTCTCTGCTGCCCGCTGAGCTCCGCCGCAGCCTGGAGCAGCGTTGCGCACTCAAGGTGATTGCCGGTTTGATGAACTTCGATCCCGCCAAAGTGGCGATGGTGGCGGCTGCCGCTGGTCGTGGTGGTGCCGATTTGATTGATGTGGCCTGTGATGCGGAGCTGGTCAAGTTGGCGATCGAGGCCTCTGCTGGCGTGTCTGTGTGTGTGTCTGCGGTGGATCCCGAGCTGTTTCCTGCCGCTGTGGCTGCTGGTGCGGCCATGGTGGAGATTGGCAATTACGACGCCTTCTATCCCCAAGGCCGCATCTTTGATGCCGCTGAAGTGCTGGCGATCACCCGCCGAACCCGCGAGCTGCTTCCCGACGTGGTGATGAGCGTGACCGTGCCCCATGTGCTGCCGCTGGATCAGCAAGAGCAGTTGGCTGTGGATTTGGTGGCAGCTGGTGCTGATCTGATCCAAACAGAGGGCGGCACCAGCGCCAAGCCGTTCAGCGCTGGCAGTCTTGGTTTGATTGAGAAAGCAGCTCCCACCTTGGCCGCCTCCCACAGCATTAGTGCTGCCTTGCATCAGGCCGAGTGCGCTGTGCCCGTGCTCTGCGCCTCTGGATTGTCTGCCGTCACCGTGCCGATGGCCATTGCTTCCGGTGCTTCTGGCGTGGGAGTGGGCTCGGCCGTGAATCGCCTCAACGATGAGCTGGCGATGACCGCGGTGGTGCGCGGGCTCCGCGAGGCTTTGGCTCGTCCAGTGATCAGCCGCGTCTGA
- a CDS encoding phage holin family protein: MGTLGWLLQWPIRALVLLVVAALPLGVELASFGTALWAAVLIGLLGTLLILPLKVVMGPVWAITSLGGLISPVSFLFNWIITVVLFGLAAWLIQGFRLKNGLISAILGAVVYSVISAVVLRALGIADVDFTRAALIGSSA, encoded by the coding sequence ATGGGAACGCTTGGCTGGTTGCTGCAATGGCCGATTCGGGCCCTCGTATTGCTTGTCGTGGCAGCGCTTCCGCTCGGAGTGGAACTGGCCAGCTTCGGGACGGCCCTATGGGCAGCGGTGTTGATTGGCTTGTTGGGCACGCTGCTGATCCTGCCGCTCAAAGTGGTGATGGGCCCGGTTTGGGCCATTACCTCGCTCGGTGGGTTGATTTCGCCGGTGTCGTTCCTGTTCAACTGGATCATTACGGTCGTCCTGTTTGGTTTGGCCGCTTGGCTGATACAGGGCTTTCGCCTTAAAAACGGGCTGATCAGTGCGATCCTTGGCGCGGTTGTCTACAGCGTGATCAGTGCTGTGGTGTTGCGTGCCCTTGGCATCGCTGATGTGGACTTCACCAGGGCCGCCTTGATCGGATCGTCGGCCTGA
- the uvrB gene encoding excinuclease ABC subunit UvrB: MPAYELSAPYTPKGDQPTAIAKLVEGVNGGERYQTLLGATGTGKTFTMANVIAQTGRPALVLAHNKTLAAQLCNELREFFPHNAVEYFISYYDYYQPEAYVPVSDTYIAKTASINEEIDMLRHSATRSLFERRDVIVVASISCIYGLGIPSEYLKAAVPFKVGENLDLRGSLRDLVNNQYSRNDTEAGRGRFRVKGDVLEIGPAYDDRLVRIELFGDEVEAIRYVDPTTGEILQSLEAISIYPAKHFVTPKERLNDAVKAIRGELKERLEFLNGEGKLLEAQRLEQRATYDLEMLQQIGYCNGVENYARHLAGREPGSAPECLIDYFPDDWLLIVDESHVTCSQLLAMYNGDQARKKVLIDHGFRLPSAADNRPLKSEEFWGKAKQTVFVSATPGNWEMEVSDGQVAEQVIRPTGVLDPIVEVRPTTGQVDDLLGEIRERASKKQRVLVTTLTKRMAEDLTDYLAENKVRVRYLHSEIHSIERIEIIQDLRLGEYDVLVGVNLLREGLDLPEVSLVAILDADKEGFLRAQRSLIQTIGRAARHVEGKALLYAENMTDSMAKAIEETERRRTIQHTYNEKHGITPTAAGKKASNSILSFLELSRKLKADGPDADLVKVAGKAVQALEEDSDGLALDALPELIDQLELKMKESAKKLDFEEAANLRDRIKKLRQKLVGSSR, encoded by the coding sequence ATGCCCGCCTACGAGCTATCGGCGCCCTACACCCCCAAGGGAGATCAACCCACGGCGATCGCCAAATTGGTGGAGGGTGTCAATGGTGGCGAGCGCTATCAAACGCTTTTGGGTGCGACAGGTACGGGCAAGACGTTCACGATGGCCAACGTGATCGCCCAAACCGGACGTCCGGCCTTGGTGTTGGCCCACAACAAAACGTTGGCGGCCCAGCTTTGCAATGAGCTCCGGGAGTTCTTTCCGCACAATGCTGTGGAATATTTTATCTCCTATTATGACTACTACCAACCGGAAGCCTATGTTCCGGTGAGTGATACTTATATCGCTAAAACAGCATCGATTAACGAAGAAATCGACATGCTGCGTCACTCTGCGACGCGGTCTCTATTTGAACGTCGCGACGTGATTGTGGTGGCTTCGATTAGTTGTATTTACGGGCTAGGAATTCCAAGCGAATATCTCAAGGCGGCGGTGCCGTTCAAGGTGGGAGAAAACCTAGATCTGAGGGGATCGCTGCGCGATTTAGTGAACAACCAGTACAGCCGCAACGACACGGAAGCTGGCCGTGGACGTTTTCGCGTGAAAGGAGATGTGCTTGAAATCGGACCGGCCTATGACGACCGCTTGGTGCGGATTGAATTGTTTGGTGATGAGGTAGAGGCGATTCGCTATGTGGACCCCACCACCGGTGAAATTCTTCAAAGCTTGGAGGCCATTAGCATTTATCCGGCTAAACACTTTGTGACACCAAAAGAGCGTCTGAATGATGCTGTGAAGGCGATTCGTGGTGAGCTCAAAGAGCGGCTGGAGTTTCTCAATGGAGAAGGCAAGTTGCTCGAGGCTCAACGCCTAGAACAACGCGCCACCTACGACCTGGAGATGTTGCAACAAATCGGGTACTGCAATGGAGTGGAGAACTATGCCCGTCATTTGGCTGGTCGTGAGCCTGGATCCGCACCCGAATGCCTGATTGATTACTTCCCAGACGATTGGTTGTTGATCGTGGATGAAAGCCACGTGACTTGCTCCCAACTTCTTGCCATGTACAACGGCGACCAGGCCCGCAAAAAGGTGCTGATTGACCACGGCTTCCGTTTGCCGAGTGCGGCGGACAATCGGCCCCTGAAATCGGAGGAGTTTTGGGGCAAAGCCAAGCAGACCGTATTCGTGAGTGCCACCCCGGGAAACTGGGAGATGGAGGTCAGTGATGGCCAAGTTGCTGAACAGGTGATCCGCCCTACGGGTGTGCTGGACCCGATCGTGGAGGTGCGGCCTACGACTGGACAAGTGGATGACTTGCTCGGTGAGATTCGTGAGCGTGCGTCTAAGAAGCAGCGGGTGCTGGTGACCACGCTCACCAAGCGGATGGCGGAAGACCTGACGGATTACTTGGCTGAAAATAAAGTTCGCGTGCGCTATTTGCACTCCGAGATTCACTCGATTGAACGGATCGAGATCATTCAGGATCTACGCCTCGGTGAATACGACGTGCTCGTTGGCGTGAACTTGCTCCGGGAAGGATTGGATCTCCCCGAAGTGTCACTGGTGGCGATTCTTGATGCGGATAAGGAAGGTTTCCTGCGGGCTCAGCGCTCCCTGATTCAGACGATCGGCCGTGCAGCACGGCATGTGGAAGGCAAAGCCTTGCTTTACGCCGAGAACATGACCGACTCCATGGCCAAGGCGATTGAAGAAACCGAGCGCCGCCGCACCATTCAGCACACTTACAACGAAAAGCACGGGATTACCCCCACCGCTGCAGGCAAGAAAGCCAGCAATTCCATTCTCAGTTTTCTGGAGTTGTCACGCAAGCTCAAAGCTGATGGCCCTGATGCGGACTTAGTCAAGGTGGCTGGAAAGGCGGTTCAAGCCTTAGAGGAAGACAGCGATGGCTTGGCTCTCGATGCTCTGCCTGAGCTGATCGATCAACTCGAGCTGAAGATGAAGGAGTCAGCCAAGAAGCTCGACTTCGAGGAAGCGGCTAACCTGCGGGATCGGATCAAGAAGTTGCGCCAGAAGTTGGTGGGGAGCAGCAGATGA